From a single Candidatus Desulfatibia profunda genomic region:
- a CDS encoding undecaprenyl/decaprenyl-phosphate alpha-N-acetylglucosaminyl 1-phosphate transferase codes for MSGIFNIRGIWWRHYIPMLILNAALLMPQSRNTFNEMVGRWAYVFSVSFALSFCLTPLVRWLAHKLGILDRPDARKNHQEATPLLGGVAVFCAFLAAIMINGIYSRKLEAILIAAGLLFVIGVVDDFKSIPAGVKLVGQILCAALVISFGIILHVIPDYMGTFSQVGNVALTLFWLIGITNAMNFFDGMDGMAAGLGVIISFFMGVVAFQTYQPFLGWVSVAMMGSCIGFLPYNFLKKGRATIFLGDAGSTVVGFILASVAVYGEWAEGNPVVALASPLLIFWVLIFDMVHITVDRILTGKVGNFRQWIDYVGKDHLHHRLAVVLGGQKRSVFFIYLMSICLGTSAVVLRNARSVDAFLLLVQAIVLVVLITILERRGRMMASNCDPFHPD; via the coding sequence GTGAGCGGCATTTTTAATATCAGGGGAATATGGTGGCGGCATTACATTCCTATGTTGATATTGAATGCCGCTTTATTGATGCCGCAGAGCCGAAACACCTTTAATGAGATGGTGGGGAGATGGGCCTATGTGTTTTCCGTGTCGTTTGCCCTCTCTTTTTGCCTGACACCGCTGGTTAGATGGCTTGCCCATAAGCTCGGCATACTTGACCGACCGGATGCCCGCAAAAACCATCAGGAAGCAACACCCCTGCTGGGAGGTGTTGCGGTTTTCTGTGCATTTTTGGCGGCCATCATGATAAACGGAATCTATTCCCGGAAGCTTGAGGCTATCCTGATAGCAGCGGGCCTGCTCTTTGTGATCGGGGTCGTAGATGACTTCAAAAGCATTCCTGCCGGAGTCAAACTTGTAGGCCAAATTTTATGCGCGGCACTGGTGATAAGTTTTGGAATCATTCTGCATGTTATTCCCGATTACATGGGGACCTTTTCGCAGGTGGGCAATGTTGCATTAACCCTTTTCTGGCTTATCGGGATCACCAATGCCATGAACTTTTTCGACGGCATGGATGGGATGGCGGCCGGGTTGGGCGTTATCATTTCTTTCTTTATGGGAGTGGTCGCGTTTCAGACATATCAACCCTTTCTTGGCTGGGTTTCCGTGGCCATGATGGGCAGTTGCATCGGTTTTTTGCCGTATAATTTTTTAAAGAAAGGCAGGGCTACTATTTTCCTGGGAGACGCGGGCAGCACGGTTGTCGGTTTCATTCTGGCGAGCGTGGCCGTCTATGGGGAATGGGCTGAAGGCAATCCTGTTGTGGCCCTGGCATCGCCGCTTCTGATATTTTGGGTCTTGATCTTCGACATGGTGCACATCACCGTGGACCGCATCTTAACAGGTAAAGTGGGAAATTTTCGGCAATGGATCGATTATGTCGGCAAGGACCACCTGCATCACAGGCTGGCGGTTGTCCTGGGGGGACAAAAGAGAAGCGTGTTTTTTATTTATCTGATGAGCATCTGTCTGGGGACAAGCGCGGTTGTCCTGCGCAACGCAAGGTCAGTGGACGCTTTCTTATTGCTTGTCCAGGCGATTGTTCTGGTTGTATTAATTACGATTCTGGAAAGGCGCGGTCGTATGATGGCCTCTAACTGCGACCCGTTTCATCCGGATTAG
- a CDS encoding PIG-L family deacetylase: MKNMKKINILAIGAHPDDIEFGCGGTLIKYSQKGHRLFLLVMTKGELGAPAAVRAGEQLDSKTILGAEDVFWGEYEDTYLMVDKDIIGMVENILSEVKPDFIFCNFPNDTHQDHRHLAEVVVSATRYIRNVLFYEGPTTQNFTPHVFVDISDTIERKIKALEAHRSQVTKTNIENMTIIELARSSANFRGIQGRVKYAEAFHSLRLFINI; encoded by the coding sequence ATGAAAAATATGAAAAAAATCAATATCCTGGCAATTGGTGCCCATCCGGATGACATCGAGTTCGGGTGCGGCGGAACGCTAATAAAATATTCACAAAAGGGCCACAGGTTGTTTCTGCTGGTAATGACCAAAGGCGAACTGGGGGCTCCAGCGGCTGTCAGGGCTGGGGAACAGCTGGATTCCAAAACGATTCTGGGTGCAGAAGATGTATTTTGGGGAGAATATGAAGACACTTACCTTATGGTTGACAAAGACATCATCGGGATGGTTGAAAACATTTTATCAGAAGTAAAGCCGGATTTTATTTTCTGCAACTTTCCGAATGATACGCATCAGGATCATAGACATCTTGCCGAAGTCGTCGTATCTGCCACGCGCTATATTCGCAACGTATTATTTTACGAGGGACCTACAACCCAAAATTTTACTCCCCATGTCTTTGTGGACATTTCCGATACTATCGAAAGAAAAATTAAAGCCCTGGAAGCTCATCGGTCACAGGTTACGAAAACAAATATCGAGAATATGACTATAATCGAACTGGCACGGTCCAGCGCAAATTTCAGGGGGATTCAGGGCAGGGTAAAGTATGCCGAGGCCTTTCATTCCTTGAGGCTATTTATCAACATATAA
- a CDS encoding WbqC family protein — MIVAIHQPQYLPWLGYFDKIIKADAFCYLDNVQYKKNEWQNRNRIKTARDRQWLTVPVLYRFPQKINEVKINNTVSWKRKHLQAMITNYNKAPFFKEYIGFFEAVYSNDWEFLSKLNIYLIDQICTMLNFKEKQTVLASTLSLGDDPTERLIDICKALGGDTYLSGPDGVKYMSLEQFQQKGIKVIVQDFRHPEYPQCFGDFVSHLSIVDLLFNCGPGSLEKIREYNSFNPKGKN, encoded by the coding sequence GTGATTGTCGCAATCCATCAACCTCAATACCTTCCCTGGTTAGGGTATTTTGACAAAATAATCAAAGCGGATGCTTTTTGTTATCTTGATAATGTCCAGTATAAGAAGAATGAATGGCAAAATCGAAATCGAATCAAAACAGCCCGGGACCGGCAATGGTTGACGGTGCCGGTGCTATACCGTTTTCCGCAGAAAATCAATGAAGTGAAAATTAATAACACGGTTAGCTGGAAGAGAAAGCACCTTCAGGCCATGATTACAAATTATAACAAGGCACCGTTTTTTAAGGAATATATCGGTTTTTTTGAAGCGGTCTATTCAAACGACTGGGAATTTTTATCCAAGTTAAATATTTATTTGATTGATCAAATTTGCACGATGCTAAACTTTAAAGAAAAGCAAACGGTTCTGGCTTCAACGCTAAGCCTTGGCGATGATCCTACAGAACGTTTGATCGATATCTGCAAGGCGCTGGGTGGAGATACCTACCTGTCGGGTCCGGATGGAGTCAAGTATATGAGTTTAGAGCAATTCCAGCAAAAAGGCATTAAGGTCATCGTTCAAGATTTCAGGCACCCGGAGTATCCCCAGTGTTTCGGAGACTTTGTGTCCCATCTGTCCATTGTGGATTTATTGTTTAATTGCGGACCTGGAAGCCTGGAAAAGATCAGGGAATATAATTCTTTTAATCCTAAAGGAAAAAATTGA
- a CDS encoding DegT/DnrJ/EryC1/StrS family aminotransferase, producing the protein MKFIPHSRPTLGPEEMAAVADVIESSQIAQGKVVYEFEKAFAQKIGTTYAVSTNSGTAALHLTLLAMEVGENDEVIIPSYVCTALLNAVRYTGAEPVLAEIDPDTYNLEPDDVRRKLTSRTKAVVVPHLFGLPADMEGLLDLNVSIIEDCAQAVGSTYRQKCVGTFGKAAVFSFYATKVMTTGEGGMVVSASKDFMDRVRDLREYDNRDEYKIRYNYKMTDIHAGIGLAQLSRLETFIQRRRIIAKLYDQAFESLELQLPPRKQGHIYFRYVIGLGTDAGPWIQNLKEKGVGCARPVYLPLHQYLGLEGFYQTEKAWRESLSIPIYPLLSEADAHRVINGLINTYKERKK; encoded by the coding sequence ATGAAATTCATTCCGCATTCACGGCCGACCTTGGGACCGGAAGAGATGGCAGCGGTTGCCGATGTTATTGAATCTTCGCAGATAGCCCAAGGGAAGGTTGTGTATGAATTCGAGAAAGCCTTTGCGCAAAAAATCGGCACAACGTATGCAGTCAGCACGAACTCGGGAACAGCAGCCCTGCACCTCACACTCTTGGCCATGGAAGTCGGCGAAAATGATGAGGTGATTATTCCCAGTTATGTGTGCACGGCGCTGCTCAATGCGGTCAGGTACACTGGAGCCGAACCGGTTCTGGCGGAAATCGATCCTGACACTTACAATCTTGAACCGGATGATGTCCGCAGGAAGCTGACCAGCCGAACCAAAGCGGTGGTTGTCCCTCATCTTTTTGGTCTGCCGGCTGATATGGAGGGCCTGCTTGATTTGAATGTGTCGATCATAGAAGACTGTGCCCAGGCCGTTGGGAGTACCTATCGCCAAAAGTGCGTGGGCACATTCGGTAAGGCGGCGGTATTCTCCTTTTACGCGACCAAAGTGATGACCACCGGTGAAGGCGGCATGGTCGTTTCGGCCTCAAAAGACTTTATGGACCGTGTTCGAGATTTGAGGGAATACGATAACAGAGACGAGTATAAAATCCGGTATAATTATAAGATGACCGATATTCACGCTGGCATCGGCCTGGCTCAACTTTCACGGCTAGAAACATTTATCCAGCGACGCAGAATTATTGCAAAATTATACGACCAGGCCTTTGAATCTCTCGAGTTGCAGCTTCCTCCCCGGAAGCAGGGGCATATCTATTTCAGATACGTTATCGGCCTGGGAACCGATGCCGGGCCCTGGATTCAAAACCTCAAGGAAAAGGGGGTCGGGTGTGCCCGGCCCGTTTATTTACCCCTTCACCAATATCTGGGATTGGAGGGATTTTATCAAACGGAAAAAGCCTGGAGGGAGTCTTTGTCCATTCCCATTTATCCGTTACTTTCTGAAGCTGATGCCCATCGGGTCATAAATGGGCTGATTAACACATACAAGGAGAGAAAAAAGTGA